A stretch of Azospirillum brasilense DNA encodes these proteins:
- a CDS encoding MucR family transcriptional regulator, with protein MQSSDTDGSENSATDLVAMTGKIVASYVRSNQIAVNDLPNLIRIVHQSLSGTGRPVEPEAVELRPAVPVKKSVMPDYIVCLEDGKKLKMLKRYLRTAYGMTPDEYRRKWGLPADYPMTAPNYAEQRSAFAKSIGLGKKAAAPVKPARRGRAKNVA; from the coding sequence ATGCAAAGCAGCGACACCGACGGTTCTGAGAATTCGGCCACCGATCTGGTTGCCATGACGGGTAAGATCGTTGCGTCTTATGTCCGCTCGAACCAGATCGCGGTGAATGATCTTCCGAACCTCATCCGGATCGTCCATCAAAGTCTGTCGGGCACCGGCCGTCCGGTGGAACCGGAAGCGGTTGAGCTGCGTCCTGCGGTGCCGGTGAAGAAGTCGGTGATGCCGGACTACATCGTCTGCCTTGAGGACGGCAAGAAACTGAAGATGCTGAAGCGCTATCTGCGCACGGCTTATGGAATGACGCCCGACGAATACCGCCGGAAGTGGGGCCTGCCCGCGGATTATCCGATGACCGCCCCGAACTATGCGGAGCAGCGTTCTGCCTTCGCGAAGTCGATTGGTCTCGGCAAGAAGGCCGCCGCGCCGGTCAAGCCGGCCCGCCGTGGCCGCGCCAAGAACGTCGCCTGA
- a CDS encoding SDR family NAD(P)-dependent oxidoreductase: MQINGQAAIVTGGASGMGAETARHLAKLGAKVTVLDMNEAAVKQVAEEIGGLGLLCDVSSAESAEKAVAEARAAHGPARIAVNCAGVAPAKRIVGRDGPMALDDFRKVIEVNLIGTFNMLRLAAADMGTLDPLESGERGVIVNTASVAAYEGQIGQAAYASSKGGIVALTICAARDLARSGVRVMTIAPGLIGTPMLLNMPQEVQDSLAATVPFPKRFGQPSEYARLVQHILENEMLNGEVIRLDGAIRMAPQ; encoded by the coding sequence ATGCAGATCAACGGTCAGGCCGCCATCGTCACCGGTGGCGCCTCCGGCATGGGGGCGGAAACCGCGCGCCATCTGGCGAAGTTGGGCGCCAAGGTCACCGTGCTCGACATGAACGAGGCGGCGGTCAAGCAGGTGGCCGAGGAGATCGGCGGCCTGGGCCTGCTGTGCGACGTGTCGAGCGCGGAATCGGCGGAGAAGGCCGTGGCGGAGGCACGCGCGGCCCATGGCCCGGCCCGCATCGCGGTGAACTGCGCGGGCGTCGCTCCGGCCAAGCGGATCGTCGGGCGCGACGGCCCGATGGCGTTGGACGACTTCCGCAAGGTGATCGAGGTCAACCTGATCGGCACCTTCAACATGCTGCGCCTCGCCGCCGCGGACATGGGCACGCTCGACCCGCTGGAATCGGGGGAGCGGGGCGTGATCGTCAACACCGCCTCCGTCGCCGCCTACGAGGGCCAGATCGGGCAGGCCGCCTACGCCTCGTCGAAGGGCGGCATCGTCGCCCTCACCATCTGCGCCGCCCGTGATCTGGCGCGCAGCGGCGTGCGCGTGATGACCATCGCGCCGGGCCTGATCGGCACGCCGATGCTGCTGAATATGCCGCAGGAGGTCCAGGACAGCCTCGCCGCCACGGTGCCCTTCCCGAAGCGTTTCGGCCAGCCTTCCGAATACGCCCGGCTCGTGCAGCACATCCTTGAGAATGAGATGCTCAACGGCGAGGTGATCCGGCTGGACGGCGCCATCCGCATGGCGCCGCAGTAA
- a CDS encoding alpha/beta hydrolase, with product MLRFATTMLLVALSGFGVQAAPVETVMAESVKEARKVESFDLRADRTGLDYRVFLVRPVEPPPPGGYPVINLLDGNATVPMMETVIGPTPPEPYGSAVIVGIGYPIDGPFDVLRRYRDLTPPTPPEFIPPSRDGASVIETGGRDDFLAFVETQVIPTVETRLPIDRQRRTLFGHSLGGLFSLYVLYTKGDLFQTYVAADPAIWWNGQAILKEQAAFLDRAARAGVAPGTALLIETSGKLVERPLPPADAERLKRLRSGQTGREVAATLATVPGLRLAFHDFVEESHGSMLPLAVADALRFAFGRALD from the coding sequence ATGCTCCGATTTGCCACGACCATGCTGCTGGTGGCCTTGTCCGGCTTCGGCGTCCAGGCCGCGCCGGTGGAAACCGTGATGGCCGAATCCGTGAAGGAGGCCCGCAAGGTGGAATCTTTCGATCTCCGCGCCGACCGGACGGGCCTGGATTACCGGGTGTTTCTCGTCCGCCCCGTCGAACCGCCGCCACCGGGCGGCTATCCGGTCATCAACCTCCTGGATGGCAACGCGACCGTGCCGATGATGGAGACGGTCATCGGTCCGACCCCGCCGGAGCCCTACGGTTCTGCGGTGATCGTCGGAATCGGCTATCCGATCGACGGGCCGTTCGACGTCCTCCGTCGTTACCGCGACCTGACACCGCCGACCCCGCCGGAGTTCATTCCGCCATCGCGGGACGGAGCCTCCGTCATCGAAACCGGCGGGCGCGACGATTTCCTGGCCTTCGTTGAGACGCAGGTGATTCCAACGGTCGAAACGCGTCTGCCCATCGACCGACAGCGCCGGACCCTGTTCGGTCATTCGCTGGGCGGGCTGTTCTCCCTCTACGTTCTCTACACCAAGGGGGACCTGTTCCAGACCTATGTCGCGGCCGACCCGGCGATCTGGTGGAACGGGCAGGCCATCCTGAAGGAGCAGGCGGCGTTCCTCGATCGAGCAGCGCGCGCGGGCGTGGCGCCCGGCACGGCGCTGCTGATCGAGACGTCCGGCAAGCTGGTGGAACGCCCTTTGCCGCCGGCGGATGCCGAGCGGTTGAAGCGCCTGCGTTCCGGGCAGACGGGGAGGGAGGTTGCGGCCACCCTTGCGACGGTTCCGGGTTTGCGGCTCGCCTTCCATGACTTCGTCGAGGAAAGCCACGGCTCGATGCTGCCGCTGGCCGTGGCCGACGCCCTGCGCTTCGCTTTCGGACGGGCTCTCGACTGA
- a CDS encoding enoyl-CoA hydratase/isomerase family protein codes for MSDILIDIAASGVAAVTMNRAEVHNAFNEQVITDLTDAFLSLGSNPDVRVILLRGAGKSFSAGADLGWMKKMAGYSHGENVQDAMGLATMLRTLDECPKPTIAVVQGPAFGGGVGLVAACDIAIAAETASFALTEVRLGLIPAVISPYVVAAMGERACRRYFLTAERFSAAEALRFGLLHQTVPATELDACVEVMVRNLLQCGPASQTAAKELIRAVARRPLDDTLVHDTAERIARQRASDEGREGVGAFLEKREPAWRS; via the coding sequence ATGAGCGACATTCTGATCGACATCGCCGCCAGCGGCGTGGCCGCCGTCACCATGAACCGGGCGGAGGTCCACAACGCCTTCAACGAGCAGGTCATCACCGACCTGACCGACGCCTTCCTCAGCCTGGGATCGAATCCGGACGTCCGTGTCATCCTGCTGCGCGGCGCGGGCAAGAGCTTCTCCGCCGGGGCCGACCTCGGCTGGATGAAGAAGATGGCGGGCTACAGCCATGGCGAGAACGTCCAGGACGCCATGGGCCTCGCCACCATGCTGCGCACGCTGGACGAATGCCCGAAGCCGACCATCGCCGTGGTGCAGGGGCCGGCCTTTGGCGGCGGGGTGGGGCTGGTCGCCGCCTGCGACATCGCCATAGCCGCCGAGACCGCCAGCTTCGCCCTGACCGAGGTGCGGCTGGGCCTGATCCCCGCGGTCATCAGCCCCTACGTCGTGGCCGCGATGGGCGAGCGTGCCTGCCGCCGCTACTTCCTGACGGCGGAGCGCTTCTCCGCTGCCGAGGCGCTGCGGTTCGGCCTGCTGCACCAGACCGTCCCGGCGACGGAGCTGGATGCCTGCGTGGAGGTGATGGTTCGCAACCTTCTGCAATGCGGCCCGGCCTCGCAGACCGCGGCCAAGGAGCTGATCCGCGCCGTGGCGCGCCGTCCGCTGGACGACACGCTGGTCCACGACACGGCTGAGCGCATCGCCCGCCAGCGCGCGAGCGACGAGGGGAGGGAGGGCGTCGGCGCCTTCCTGGAGAAACGCGAACCCGCGTGGCGGAGCTGA
- a CDS encoding universal stress protein: protein MSFTNLLVHVDDSDRCGERLTVALTLAQKHGATLTGLFAQSDSSGAGIVTRKAGPALTQAAQRARDMFEEKAREAGVTTRWWQLSHGEYGHVIAETVICSRYVDLAVFGQHDPEDSRVPADLLEEVVLNAGRPILVVPHSGSYPQLADRPVIAWNGSREATRAVNDALPLLKQASSVLLLAFHTQPRAEGGGNVPQVDILEHLASHGVTATQERMTIASMTPMDAVLSRASDHGADLLVMGGFGGYGGSLFPLFGRGSNTRQILRQMTLPVLLSH, encoded by the coding sequence ATGAGCTTCACGAACCTGCTGGTGCATGTGGACGACAGCGACCGCTGCGGGGAGCGGCTGACCGTCGCCCTGACCCTGGCGCAGAAGCATGGCGCCACGCTGACCGGCCTGTTCGCGCAGAGCGACAGCTCCGGCGCCGGCATCGTCACGCGCAAGGCCGGCCCGGCGCTGACCCAAGCGGCGCAGCGGGCGCGGGACATGTTCGAGGAGAAGGCCCGCGAGGCCGGGGTAACCACCCGCTGGTGGCAGCTCAGCCACGGCGAGTACGGCCATGTGATCGCCGAGACGGTGATCTGCTCGCGCTACGTCGACCTCGCCGTCTTCGGCCAGCACGACCCGGAGGACAGCCGCGTCCCGGCGGACCTGCTCGAGGAGGTGGTGCTGAACGCCGGGCGCCCGATCCTGGTCGTGCCGCACAGCGGCAGCTACCCGCAGCTCGCCGACCGCCCGGTGATCGCCTGGAACGGCAGCCGCGAGGCCACCCGCGCCGTCAACGACGCGCTGCCGCTGCTGAAGCAGGCGAGTTCTGTGCTCCTGCTCGCCTTCCACACCCAGCCACGGGCGGAAGGGGGCGGCAACGTCCCGCAGGTCGATATCCTGGAGCATCTGGCGAGCCATGGCGTGACGGCCACGCAGGAACGCATGACCATCGCCAGCATGACCCCCATGGACGCCGTACTGTCGCGCGCCTCGGACCATGGCGCCGATCTTCTGGTGATGGGCGGTTTCGGCGGCTACGGCGGATCGCTGTTTCCGCTGTTCGGGCGGGGCAGCAACACCCGCCAGATCCTGCGCCAGATGACCCTTCCCGTTCTGTTGTCGCACTGA
- a CDS encoding electron transfer flavoprotein-ubiquinone oxidoreductase has product MARDPREVMEYDVLVVGAGPSGLSAAIRLKQLANEAGQELSVCVVEKGSEVGAHLLSGAVFEPHALDELIPDWKEKGAPLTTPAREDRFLYLTQTKALKSPFAPPQMHNHGNYIISLGNLARWMAGQAEELGVEIYPGFAAAEVLYDDSGAVKGVATGDMGIGKDGEKTANYTPGMELHAKQTIFAEGCRGSLTKTLFERFDLRRDADPQTYGIGIKELWEVAPEKSQPGLIVHTIGWPMDPKTYGGSWLYHMEGNLVSVGFVVGLDYENPHLSPFEEFQRYKTHPAIRPTFEGGRRIAYGARALSEGGFQSIPKLTFPGGVIVGDAAGFLNVPKIKGNHTAMKSGMLAAEAVHELLSADAPAREAVAYPEKLKASWVWSELHAVRNIRPGFQKGLWAGLANAAYETATKGKSPWTLHHRHGDHETLRKASEMPKIAYPKPDGVVSFDRLSSVYLSNTNHEEDQPAHLTLKDASVPIAVNLALYDAPETRYCPAGVYEIVRAEDGSDPRLQINAQNCVHCKTCDIKDPTQNINWVVPEGGGGPNYPGGM; this is encoded by the coding sequence ATGGCTCGCGATCCGCGCGAGGTGATGGAGTACGACGTCCTTGTCGTCGGAGCCGGCCCGTCGGGCCTGAGCGCGGCCATCCGCCTGAAACAACTCGCCAACGAGGCGGGCCAGGAACTGTCGGTCTGCGTCGTCGAGAAGGGCTCGGAGGTCGGCGCCCACCTGCTCTCCGGCGCGGTGTTCGAGCCGCACGCGCTCGACGAGCTGATCCCCGACTGGAAGGAGAAGGGCGCGCCGCTGACCACCCCGGCCCGTGAGGACCGCTTCCTCTACCTCACCCAGACCAAGGCCCTCAAGTCGCCCTTCGCTCCGCCGCAGATGCACAATCACGGCAACTACATCATCAGCCTCGGCAACCTCGCCCGCTGGATGGCCGGGCAGGCCGAGGAGCTGGGTGTGGAGATCTACCCCGGCTTCGCCGCGGCGGAGGTGCTCTACGATGACAGCGGTGCGGTCAAGGGCGTCGCCACCGGCGACATGGGCATCGGCAAGGACGGCGAGAAGACCGCCAACTACACGCCGGGCATGGAGCTGCACGCCAAGCAGACCATCTTCGCCGAGGGCTGCCGCGGCTCGCTGACCAAGACGCTGTTCGAGCGCTTCGACCTGCGCCGCGACGCCGATCCCCAGACCTACGGCATCGGCATCAAGGAGCTGTGGGAGGTCGCGCCGGAGAAATCCCAGCCCGGCCTGATCGTCCACACCATCGGCTGGCCGATGGACCCCAAGACCTACGGCGGCTCCTGGCTCTACCACATGGAGGGCAACCTCGTGTCGGTCGGCTTCGTGGTCGGGCTCGACTACGAGAACCCGCACCTGTCGCCCTTCGAGGAATTCCAGCGCTACAAGACCCACCCGGCGATCCGCCCGACCTTCGAGGGCGGGCGGCGCATCGCCTATGGTGCGCGGGCGCTCAGCGAAGGCGGATTCCAGTCGATCCCCAAGCTGACCTTCCCCGGCGGGGTGATCGTCGGCGATGCGGCGGGCTTCCTCAACGTGCCCAAGATCAAGGGCAACCACACCGCGATGAAGTCGGGCATGCTGGCCGCCGAGGCGGTGCATGAGCTGCTGTCGGCCGACGCTCCGGCGCGCGAGGCGGTGGCCTATCCGGAGAAGCTGAAGGCGTCCTGGGTGTGGTCGGAGCTGCATGCGGTGCGCAACATCCGTCCGGGCTTCCAGAAGGGGCTGTGGGCGGGTCTGGCCAACGCGGCCTACGAGACGGCGACCAAGGGCAAGTCGCCGTGGACGCTGCACCACCGGCACGGCGACCACGAGACGCTGAGGAAGGCGTCGGAGATGCCGAAGATCGCCTATCCCAAGCCGGATGGCGTGGTGTCGTTCGACCGGCTGTCGTCGGTGTACCTGTCGAACACCAACCACGAGGAGGACCAGCCGGCGCACCTGACGCTGAAGGACGCGTCGGTGCCGATCGCGGTCAATCTGGCGCTCTACGACGCGCCGGAAACGCGCTACTGTCCGGCCGGGGTGTACGAGATCGTGCGGGCGGAGGACGGCAGCGACCCGCGGCTGCAGATCAACGCGCAGAACTGCGTGCACTGCAAGACCTGCGACATCAAGGACCCCACCCAGAACATCAACTGGGTCGTCCCGGAGGGCGGCGGGGGGCCGAACTACCCGGGCGGGATGTGA
- a CDS encoding acetyl-CoA carboxylase biotin carboxylase subunit, with amino-acid sequence MFDKILIANRGEIACRVIRTARRMGIRTVAVHSEADARAMHVEMADEAVCIGPAPVGESYLRGDVILDVAKRTGAQAIHPGYGFLSENAGFAAACAEAGVVFIGPPIEAIRVMGSKAESKRVMSQADVPLVPGYHGEAQDLETLAAEAERIGYPVLVKASAGGGGKGMRVVRAAGEFADAVAGAKREAKAAFGDDSVLLEKYLGRPRHVEIQVFCDTHGNGVYLFERDCSIQRRHQKVIEEAPAPALPDDLRRRMGEAAVAAAKAVNYVGAGTVEFLYEDGGFYFIEMNTRLQVEHPVTEKITGQDLVEWQLRVAAGGTLPLMQDQLTRRGHAFEARLYAEDPQREFLPAIGKLVRLRPPAENDHVRVDTGVREGDEVTMFYDPMIAKLIVWDEDRDAALRRLRVALAAYEVVGVTTNVAFLGAIAGHPAFRAVEIDTGFIERHRADLLPPPAPVPDRGLAIAALSVLLRRNADARKARRAASDPWSPWLSASGWRLNDDNHHDLRLMDGDTPRALTLHFRPEGYEIEVEGRPAIRAERVTLDGETLTATIDAVRTRATVVCQGLDLTILSDGAVWRLHLDDPTARAAEQEGGSGRLTAPMPGTVVRVLVEPGQTVEAGAPLMLLEAMKMEHTIKAPAAGTVSAVNFAAGDQVSEGVDLLVLDVAEG; translated from the coding sequence ATGTTCGACAAGATTCTGATCGCGAACCGTGGCGAGATCGCCTGCCGCGTCATCCGCACCGCCCGCCGCATGGGCATCCGCACCGTCGCCGTCCATTCGGAGGCCGACGCCCGCGCCATGCATGTGGAGATGGCCGACGAGGCCGTCTGCATCGGCCCGGCGCCGGTCGGCGAGAGCTATCTGCGCGGCGACGTCATTCTTGATGTCGCCAAGCGCACCGGCGCCCAGGCCATCCATCCCGGCTACGGCTTCCTGTCGGAGAACGCAGGCTTCGCCGCCGCCTGCGCCGAAGCCGGCGTGGTCTTCATCGGCCCGCCGATCGAGGCCATCCGCGTCATGGGCTCCAAGGCGGAATCCAAGCGCGTGATGTCCCAGGCCGACGTGCCGCTGGTCCCCGGCTACCACGGCGAGGCCCAGGACCTGGAGACGCTGGCCGCGGAGGCCGAGCGCATCGGCTATCCGGTGCTGGTCAAAGCCTCGGCGGGCGGCGGCGGCAAGGGTATGCGCGTGGTCCGCGCCGCCGGCGAGTTCGCCGACGCGGTGGCCGGCGCCAAGCGCGAGGCCAAGGCCGCCTTCGGCGACGACAGCGTGCTTCTGGAGAAGTATCTGGGCCGTCCGCGCCATGTGGAGATCCAGGTCTTTTGTGACACCCACGGCAACGGCGTCTATCTGTTCGAGCGCGACTGCTCCATCCAGCGCCGCCACCAGAAGGTGATCGAGGAGGCCCCGGCCCCGGCGCTGCCCGACGACCTGCGCCGCCGCATGGGCGAGGCCGCGGTAGCCGCCGCCAAGGCGGTGAACTACGTCGGCGCCGGCACCGTGGAATTCCTCTACGAGGATGGCGGATTCTACTTCATCGAGATGAACACCCGCCTCCAGGTGGAGCATCCGGTGACCGAGAAGATCACCGGCCAGGACCTCGTCGAGTGGCAACTGCGCGTCGCCGCCGGCGGCACGCTGCCGCTGATGCAGGACCAACTCACCCGCCGCGGCCACGCCTTCGAGGCGCGTCTCTACGCGGAGGACCCGCAGCGCGAGTTCCTGCCGGCCATCGGCAAGCTGGTCCGACTGCGTCCGCCCGCCGAAAACGACCATGTCCGCGTCGACACCGGCGTCCGTGAGGGCGACGAGGTCACCATGTTCTATGACCCGATGATCGCCAAGCTGATCGTCTGGGACGAGGACCGCGACGCGGCACTCCGCCGCCTGCGCGTGGCGCTCGCCGCCTACGAGGTGGTCGGGGTCACGACCAACGTGGCCTTCCTCGGCGCCATCGCCGGGCATCCGGCCTTCCGGGCGGTGGAGATCGACACCGGCTTCATCGAGCGGCACCGCGCCGACCTGCTGCCCCCGCCGGCCCCGGTGCCGGACCGCGGGCTGGCCATCGCGGCGCTCAGCGTGCTGCTCCGCCGCAACGCCGACGCCCGCAAAGCCCGCCGCGCCGCGTCGGACCCCTGGTCGCCCTGGCTGTCGGCCAGCGGCTGGCGTCTCAACGACGACAACCACCACGACCTGCGCCTGATGGATGGCGACACGCCGCGCGCCTTGACCCTGCATTTCCGCCCCGAAGGCTACGAGATCGAGGTGGAGGGCCGCCCGGCCATCCGGGCGGAGCGGGTGACTCTCGACGGCGAGACGCTGACCGCCACCATCGACGCGGTGCGCACCCGCGCCACGGTGGTCTGCCAAGGTCTGGACCTGACCATCCTGTCGGACGGGGCGGTGTGGCGCCTGCATCTCGACGACCCGACCGCCCGTGCCGCGGAGCAGGAGGGCGGGTCCGGCCGCCTCACCGCGCCGATGCCGGGCACCGTTGTCCGCGTGCTGGTCGAGCCCGGCCAGACGGTGGAGGCGGGCGCGCCGCTGATGCTTCTGGAAGCGATGAAGATGGAGCACACCATCAAGGCCCCCGCCGCCGGCACCGTCAGCGCCGTCAATTTCGCGGCGGGCGATCAGGTGTCTGAAGGCGTGGACCTGCTGGTCCTCGACGTGGCGGAGGGATGA
- a CDS encoding polysaccharide deacetylase family protein, whose translation MASALCGAVAIPAQAADPSHLATVTTVRKDADGKPSAKMLQFGVYRTEADAWVAWKAVVRRQPDMVADLVPRVFMQKPEVPDSGFVLRAAPLPDLDPNFVCRRIVGGGGSCLVVDAAVEQPATAAPAAVEDNDHNGVVTYSPDQSREMQEIERQAARLSRIAAIVPGNDARVDIGALKASRWNLCSLTFDDGPHPAVTPRILDILRVEGVRATFFPIGNVAVRHPRIIQRIVQEGHEVGNHSLTHPNMRTLTTEAQRAQIAETNRILAAAGADPVLFRPPAGRWNNDTLTAVDQEKMSPALWNVDTRDWFTRDAGKIMAQLEATGTIGSVVLMHTTYNATAEALPRAIGLLRTRGCRFVTLSEWITSLNSLATPRIAQR comes from the coding sequence ATGGCATCCGCGCTCTGTGGTGCGGTCGCGATACCGGCCCAAGCGGCGGACCCGTCGCATCTGGCAACCGTCACCACGGTGCGGAAGGACGCGGATGGGAAGCCGTCGGCCAAGATGCTGCAATTCGGCGTTTACCGAACAGAGGCCGACGCCTGGGTTGCCTGGAAGGCGGTTGTCCGGCGCCAACCCGACATGGTCGCCGACCTCGTTCCCCGAGTCTTCATGCAGAAGCCTGAGGTTCCCGACTCCGGTTTCGTCCTGCGGGCCGCTCCCCTGCCCGATCTCGACCCAAACTTCGTCTGCCGCCGAATCGTCGGCGGTGGTGGCAGCTGCCTCGTGGTGGATGCCGCCGTTGAGCAACCGGCAACGGCGGCGCCTGCCGCCGTTGAGGACAACGACCACAACGGTGTCGTGACCTACAGCCCGGACCAGAGCCGGGAAATGCAGGAGATCGAGCGGCAAGCCGCCCGCCTGTCGCGAATCGCCGCCATCGTCCCCGGCAACGATGCCCGGGTGGACATCGGAGCGCTGAAAGCCAGTCGTTGGAACCTCTGCTCCCTGACCTTCGACGATGGACCGCACCCGGCGGTGACCCCGCGCATCCTCGACATCCTGCGCGTCGAGGGGGTGCGGGCAACCTTCTTCCCCATCGGCAACGTCGCGGTCCGCCACCCGCGGATCATTCAGCGAATCGTCCAGGAAGGCCACGAGGTCGGCAATCACAGCCTGACCCACCCGAACATGCGCACCCTGACCACTGAGGCCCAGCGGGCGCAGATTGCGGAAACGAACCGCATCCTGGCCGCTGCGGGCGCCGATCCGGTGCTGTTCCGCCCGCCCGCCGGACGCTGGAACAACGACACGCTGACGGCCGTCGATCAGGAGAAAATGAGCCCGGCGCTGTGGAACGTCGACACGCGCGACTGGTTCACCCGCGACGCTGGCAAGATCATGGCCCAGCTTGAAGCCACCGGCACCATCGGCAGCGTTGTCCTGATGCACACCACCTACAACGCGACGGCGGAAGCGCTTCCCCGGGCCATCGGCCTTCTGCGCACCCGCGGTTGCCGTTTCGTCACCCTGTCGGAATGGATCACCAGCCTGAACAGCCTGGCTACGCCGCGGATCGCGCAACGCTGA
- a CDS encoding PRC-barrel domain-containing protein, producing MRKLLSATAVALVMVAAGPSLAQQSAAIANPANAYREVKDDNVMVPSLKRTVGQLDDMDVMGPDGTKIGEVEEVLMDASGQPVAVVVDVEHGVGIGDKEVIVGLDQLRDDGRSLTTALSNAQFGTLPIWDD from the coding sequence ATGAGAAAGCTCCTTTCCGCAACGGCGGTCGCCCTCGTCATGGTCGCAGCCGGCCCCTCGCTCGCCCAGCAGAGCGCCGCCATCGCCAACCCAGCCAACGCCTACCGGGAGGTGAAGGACGACAACGTCATGGTGCCGTCCCTCAAGCGGACGGTCGGGCAGCTGGACGATATGGATGTCATGGGACCGGATGGCACGAAGATCGGCGAGGTCGAGGAGGTGCTGATGGACGCCTCCGGGCAGCCGGTCGCCGTGGTGGTGGACGTGGAACATGGCGTTGGGATCGGCGACAAGGAGGTCATCGTCGGGCTGGACCAACTGCGCGACGACGGGCGCAGCCTGACGACGGCGCTGTCGAACGCGCAGTTCGGAACCCTACCGATCTGGGACGATTGA
- a CDS encoding hydroxymethylglutaryl-CoA lyase produces the protein MRLPKSVRMVEVGPRDGLQNEKQIVPTAVKIGLVDRLTDAGLTAIEAGSFVSPKWVPQMADTPDVFAGIRRKEGVRYVALTPNAKGLEGALAARADEVAVFAAASESFSQKNINCSIAESLDRFVPVLEQAKAQGVPVRGYVSCVLGCPYEGEIAPVAVAEVAGRLLEMGCYEVSLGDTIGTGTPSKAQAMIAAVAERVPMDRIAVHFHDTYGQALANILAALEMGVAVVDSSVAGLGGCPYAKGASGNVASEDVLYMLNGLGVGTGVDLDRLVAAGAYISDAIGRPTASKVARARGCA, from the coding sequence ATGCGCCTGCCCAAGAGCGTCCGCATGGTGGAGGTCGGCCCGCGCGACGGCCTCCAGAACGAGAAGCAGATCGTCCCGACGGCGGTGAAGATCGGTCTGGTCGACCGGCTGACCGATGCCGGGCTTACCGCCATCGAGGCCGGCAGCTTCGTGTCGCCCAAATGGGTCCCGCAGATGGCCGACACGCCGGACGTCTTCGCCGGCATCCGCCGCAAGGAGGGGGTGCGCTACGTCGCGCTCACCCCGAACGCCAAGGGGCTGGAGGGCGCGCTCGCCGCACGCGCCGACGAGGTGGCGGTCTTCGCCGCCGCGTCGGAGAGCTTCAGCCAGAAGAACATCAACTGCTCCATCGCCGAAAGCCTCGACCGCTTCGTTCCGGTGCTGGAGCAGGCGAAGGCGCAGGGCGTGCCGGTGCGCGGATACGTCTCCTGCGTGCTCGGCTGTCCCTACGAGGGGGAGATCGCCCCGGTGGCGGTGGCCGAGGTTGCCGGCCGGCTGCTCGAGATGGGTTGCTATGAGGTCTCGCTCGGCGACACCATCGGCACCGGCACGCCGTCCAAGGCCCAGGCGATGATCGCGGCGGTGGCGGAGCGTGTGCCAATGGACCGCATCGCCGTGCATTTCCACGACACCTACGGCCAGGCGCTTGCCAACATCCTGGCGGCGCTGGAGATGGGCGTGGCGGTGGTGGACAGCTCGGTCGCCGGGCTGGGCGGCTGCCCCTACGCCAAGGGGGCGTCAGGCAACGTGGCGAGCGAGGACGTGCTCTACATGCTGAACGGGCTGGGCGTCGGGACGGGGGTGGATCTCGACCGGCTGGTGGCGGCTGGCGCTTATATCAGCGATGCCATCGGCCGACCGACCGCCTCGAAGGTCGCTCGCGCGCGGGGATGTGCGTAA
- a CDS encoding class I SAM-dependent methyltransferase: MTVQSIFMPEAIYRYMLDASLRETTIQAKLRAETAKLTEAHYQIAPEEGQLLAFLVEMIGARRTLDIGTFTGYSALTVALAMPDDGRVISFDVNEQWTSQARAIWSEAGVADKIDLRIGPALDSLDKLLADGGGESFDFAFIDADKENYDAYYERCLSLVRRGGLIVVDNTLWRGRVADPSDRKYKTEAIRAFNAARLEDERAALCMLPVGDGVTLLRRR, encoded by the coding sequence TTGACCGTGCAGTCGATCTTCATGCCCGAGGCCATCTACCGGTACATGCTCGACGCTTCCCTGCGTGAGACCACCATCCAGGCGAAACTGCGCGCCGAGACAGCCAAACTGACCGAGGCCCATTATCAGATCGCGCCGGAGGAAGGCCAACTCCTGGCTTTTCTCGTCGAAATGATCGGCGCGCGCCGGACCTTGGACATCGGAACGTTCACCGGATACAGCGCGCTGACGGTGGCGCTGGCAATGCCGGACGATGGACGCGTCATCAGTTTCGACGTCAACGAGCAGTGGACCTCGCAGGCCCGCGCGATCTGGTCCGAGGCCGGGGTTGCGGACAAGATCGACTTGCGCATCGGACCGGCGCTCGACAGCCTGGACAAGCTCCTCGCAGATGGAGGGGGCGAGTCGTTCGATTTCGCCTTCATCGACGCGGACAAGGAAAACTACGATGCCTACTACGAGCGCTGTCTGTCCCTTGTGAGGCGCGGCGGCCTGATCGTTGTGGACAACACCTTGTGGCGCGGGCGGGTCGCCGACCCCAGCGATCGCAAGTATAAGACCGAGGCCATCCGCGCTTTCAATGCGGCCCGTCTGGAAGACGAAAGGGCGGCCCTGTGCATGCTGCCCGTGGGTGACGGCGTGACGCTCCTTCGGCGTCGCTGA